The following proteins are co-located in the Vicinamibacterales bacterium genome:
- a CDS encoding DUF1684 domain-containing protein, translating to MSGVKKALVLVVVAGLAGLAACTQEPPDVAYARRIAAERARKDEFFASGSSDSPIKPADQAKFLPISYFDIDPAYAAPATLRLLDERTRLVMPTSTGKLRDMERVGFLEFTLKGQPQKLTAFSEAGQTVSRLFVPFSDLTSGTETYQAGRYMDIDPQTSGVYVVDFNNAYHPYCYYNSDYDCPFPPAENRLKVPIRAGERLRAADALAPGR from the coding sequence GTGAGTGGTGTGAAGAAGGCGCTCGTGCTCGTCGTGGTGGCCGGGCTGGCGGGCCTCGCGGCGTGCACGCAGGAGCCGCCGGACGTCGCGTACGCGCGCCGGATTGCCGCCGAGCGCGCCCGGAAGGACGAGTTCTTCGCCAGCGGGTCCAGCGACTCGCCGATCAAGCCCGCGGACCAGGCGAAGTTCCTGCCCATCAGCTATTTCGACATCGACCCCGCGTATGCCGCGCCGGCCACGCTGCGCCTGCTCGACGAGCGGACGCGCCTGGTCATGCCGACGTCCACGGGCAAGCTGCGCGACATGGAGCGCGTCGGGTTCCTGGAGTTCACGCTGAAGGGACAGCCGCAGAAGCTGACGGCGTTCTCGGAGGCCGGACAGACGGTCTCCCGCCTGTTCGTGCCGTTCAGCGATCTGACGAGCGGCACCGAGACCTACCAGGCCGGCCGCTACATGGACATCGATCCCCAGACGAGCGGCGTCTACGTGGTGGACTTCAACAACGCCTACCACCCCTACTGCTACTACAACTCCGACTACGACTGTCCGTTTCCCCCGGCCGAGAACCGGCTGAAGGTGCCGATTCGCGCCGGCGAGCGCCTCCGGGCCGCGGACGCGCTGGCGCCAGGCCGATGA
- a CDS encoding HAD family phosphatase, with protein sequence MSTLQAVIFDFDGVIADSERLHMRAFQDALQTTAVTLTDEAYYADYLGFDDHGVFRHLGQDQGHPFDAATIERLVADKGRRYEALAAAGHLVYPGAEAFIRAAAARVPIAVASGAQTHEIDDVLVRAGLRDLFTAVVGADQTAASKPAPDPYLEAFARIERAVGYALDASRTVAIEDSRWGLESARAAGLRTVAVTTSYPAEALAAHAELVVESLDGLPLEALDRLCVPA encoded by the coding sequence ATGAGCACGTTGCAGGCCGTCATCTTCGACTTCGACGGCGTGATCGCCGACAGCGAGCGGCTGCACATGCGGGCGTTCCAGGACGCGCTCCAGACAACGGCGGTCACGCTGACGGACGAGGCCTACTACGCCGACTACCTGGGCTTCGACGACCACGGCGTCTTCCGGCACCTCGGCCAGGATCAGGGGCATCCGTTCGACGCCGCCACCATCGAGCGCCTGGTGGCGGACAAGGGCCGTCGCTACGAGGCCCTGGCCGCCGCCGGGCACCTCGTGTATCCGGGCGCCGAGGCGTTCATCCGGGCCGCGGCCGCGCGGGTGCCGATCGCGGTGGCGTCCGGTGCGCAGACGCACGAGATCGACGACGTCCTGGTCCGGGCCGGCCTTCGCGACCTGTTCACGGCCGTGGTGGGCGCCGACCAGACCGCGGCGTCGAAGCCCGCACCGGATCCGTACCTCGAAGCCTTCGCGCGCATCGAGCGCGCCGTCGGATACGCCCTCGACGCCAGCCGCACCGTGGCCATCGAGGACTCCCGCTGGGGCCTGGAGTCGGCGCGCGCGGCCGGCCTTCGGACCGTCGCCGTCACCACCTCCTATCCCGCCGAGGCCCTCGCCGCCCATGCGGAGCTCGTGGTCGAAAGCCTGGACGGTCTCCCGCTCGAGGCACTCGACCGCCTGTGCGTGCCGGCATGA
- a CDS encoding transglutaminase-like domain-containing protein produces MIWPSGQSIARALDDADARPAPDLAPGALVIAGIEYPRLEPPPYLARMEELGAAALAKVAAGAGAEGPLHARVEAVNAYLFGEQGFQGNRDRYADVRNSCLNQVLDRRTGIPITLSVIYMDVARRAGLRAEGINFPGHFLVRVKDAAGPDPAKDAGLIVDPFNEGAILTEQDCRGLLARHDDSMSFSPDLLSRATRRQVFVRMLVNLKRLYVQSRSFPQARAVSEALLTLTPSSLSELRDRGLLSYHLHDYAAALRDLEEYLRLLTLTDKGEEEREETAQVWDHVKTLRRRVASLN; encoded by the coding sequence ATGATCTGGCCTTCCGGGCAGTCGATCGCCCGCGCGCTCGACGATGCCGACGCCCGGCCGGCCCCGGACCTCGCCCCGGGCGCGCTCGTGATCGCCGGCATCGAGTACCCGCGGCTCGAGCCGCCGCCGTACCTGGCGCGGATGGAGGAGCTCGGGGCCGCCGCGCTGGCGAAGGTCGCCGCGGGCGCTGGCGCCGAGGGCCCCCTGCACGCCAGGGTCGAGGCCGTGAACGCGTATCTGTTCGGCGAGCAGGGATTCCAGGGGAACCGGGACCGCTACGCCGATGTCAGGAACAGCTGTCTCAACCAGGTGCTCGACCGCCGCACGGGCATCCCCATCACGCTGTCGGTCATCTACATGGACGTGGCCAGGCGCGCGGGTCTGCGCGCCGAGGGCATCAACTTCCCCGGGCACTTCCTGGTGCGAGTGAAGGACGCCGCCGGGCCGGATCCGGCGAAGGACGCGGGCCTGATCGTGGATCCGTTCAACGAGGGCGCGATCCTGACCGAGCAGGACTGCCGGGGCCTGCTCGCCAGGCACGACGACTCGATGTCCTTCTCGCCCGACCTGCTCTCGCGTGCGACGCGACGCCAGGTGTTCGTGCGGATGCTGGTGAACCTGAAGCGGCTGTACGTCCAGAGCCGCTCGTTTCCACAGGCCCGGGCGGTCAGCGAGGCCCTGCTCACGCTCACGCCGTCGTCGCTGTCGGAACTGCGCGACCGCGGGCTGCTGTCCTACCACCTGCACGACTACGCGGCCGCGCTTCGCGATCTCGAAGAGTACCTCCGCCTTCTGACGCTCACGGACAAGGGCGAGGAGGAGCGCGAGGAGACCGCGCAGGTCTGGGACCACGTGAAGACGCTGCGGCGGCGCGTCGCCTCGCTCAACTGA
- a CDS encoding dipeptidase: protein MDKIFDYINVNRDRYVEQLKGFLAIPSISALPAHAADVRRCAEWTAAELTRIGMQGARLVETPGHPVVYAEWLGAAGAPTILFYGHYDVQPVDPVELWTSPPFEATVRDGELYARGAVDDKGQVFMHMKAIEAHLSQTGSLPVNIKVVLEGEEEVGSANLDEFIRANKAMLGADVVVISDSPMFDRDVPSICYGLRGLAYYQIDVRGTKSDLHSGSFGGAVVNPAMALAQALTQMKDKSGRIRIPGFYDDVVPLRDEERQEFAKLPFNEKRYRMELGAPKLFGESGYTTLERVWARPTFEVNGLLSGFTGDGAKTVIPAVAMAKVSMRLVPNQDPTKIGDLFEAYVKQVMSKAVTFTLTRMHGGKPWMTAFDNQYVQAAGRAIERGFGKTPVFNREGGSIPVVATFQEELGLPCVLFGVGLPDENAHAPDEKIDLGNFHNGVIASAALYEEIGRLR, encoded by the coding sequence ATGGACAAGATCTTCGACTACATCAACGTCAACCGCGACCGCTACGTCGAGCAGCTGAAGGGCTTCCTGGCCATCCCGAGCATCTCGGCGCTGCCGGCTCATGCCGCGGACGTCCGCCGGTGCGCCGAGTGGACGGCCGCCGAGCTGACCCGCATCGGGATGCAGGGCGCCAGGCTGGTCGAGACGCCCGGGCACCCGGTCGTGTACGCCGAGTGGCTCGGCGCCGCCGGGGCGCCGACCATCCTCTTCTACGGCCATTACGACGTCCAGCCCGTGGACCCGGTCGAGCTGTGGACCTCGCCTCCGTTCGAGGCCACCGTGCGCGACGGGGAACTCTACGCGCGCGGCGCCGTGGACGACAAGGGCCAGGTGTTCATGCACATGAAGGCCATCGAGGCCCACCTGTCGCAGACCGGCTCGCTGCCCGTGAACATCAAGGTGGTGCTCGAAGGCGAAGAGGAGGTCGGGAGCGCCAACCTCGACGAGTTCATCCGCGCCAACAAGGCCATGCTCGGGGCCGACGTCGTCGTGATCAGCGACTCGCCGATGTTCGACAGGGACGTCCCGTCCATCTGCTACGGGCTGCGCGGGCTCGCGTACTACCAGATCGACGTGCGCGGCACGAAGTCCGACCTGCATTCCGGCTCGTTCGGCGGAGCGGTGGTCAACCCGGCGATGGCGCTGGCACAGGCCCTCACCCAGATGAAGGACAAGAGCGGGCGCATCAGGATCCCGGGCTTCTACGACGACGTCGTGCCCCTCCGGGACGAGGAGCGGCAGGAATTCGCGAAGCTGCCGTTCAACGAGAAGCGGTACCGGATGGAGCTCGGTGCGCCGAAGCTGTTCGGCGAATCCGGGTACACCACCCTCGAGCGCGTGTGGGCGCGTCCCACCTTCGAAGTGAACGGTCTGCTCTCGGGCTTCACGGGCGACGGCGCCAAGACGGTGATTCCGGCCGTCGCGATGGCGAAGGTGAGCATGCGCCTCGTCCCCAACCAGGACCCGACGAAGATCGGCGACCTGTTCGAGGCGTACGTGAAGCAGGTGATGTCCAAGGCCGTGACCTTCACGCTCACGCGCATGCACGGCGGCAAGCCCTGGATGACGGCGTTCGACAACCAGTACGTGCAGGCCGCGGGCCGCGCCATCGAACGCGGCTTCGGCAAGACGCCCGTCTTCAACAGGGAGGGCGGGTCGATTCCGGTGGTGGCGACCTTCCAGGAGGAGCTGGGCCTGCCGTGCGTCCTCTTCGGCGTCGGCCTGCCGGACGAGAACGCCCACGCCCCCGACGAGAAAATCGATCTCGGCAACTTCCACAACGGCGTGATCGCCTCGGCGGCGTTGTACGAGGAGATCGGGCGCCTGCGCTGA
- a CDS encoding MBL fold metallo-hydrolase — protein sequence MTVVPIHAGNPGPMTGSGNWTYLLPGARPVLVDAGVGRAEHLDALAAQVPGGPDRVLVTHAHPDHASGAPALARRFPAARFLKWPWPERDPAAVAWAALAAGEVVETDQGPLTVVHTPGHSPDHVVLWHRDSGTAFTGDLLVAGSTVVIPASRGGRLSDYLRSLATVASLELRRALPAHGPPIEDPAALIASYVTHRQFRERQVVDALRAGVGDPAVIAAGLYDGLDPALRPMAEESVLAHLVKLADEGRAVVDGDTWRLVG from the coding sequence GTGACGGTCGTTCCCATCCATGCCGGCAACCCCGGCCCCATGACCGGATCCGGCAACTGGACCTACCTGCTGCCCGGCGCCCGTCCCGTCCTCGTGGACGCCGGTGTCGGCCGTGCCGAGCATCTCGACGCACTCGCCGCCCAGGTGCCGGGCGGACCCGACCGCGTCCTGGTGACCCACGCGCATCCCGACCACGCGTCCGGCGCCCCCGCGCTCGCCCGCCGGTTTCCGGCCGCACGCTTCCTGAAGTGGCCCTGGCCGGAGCGGGACCCCGCGGCGGTGGCCTGGGCGGCGCTGGCCGCCGGGGAGGTCGTCGAGACGGACCAGGGTCCGCTGACCGTCGTCCACACGCCCGGCCACTCGCCTGATCACGTCGTCCTTTGGCACCGCGATTCCGGGACGGCCTTCACGGGCGACCTCCTGGTCGCCGGCAGCACCGTCGTGATTCCCGCGTCCAGGGGGGGCCGCCTGTCGGACTACCTCCGGTCGCTCGCGACGGTCGCGTCTCTGGAGCTTCGGCGCGCGCTGCCGGCCCACGGTCCGCCCATCGAGGATCCGGCGGCGCTCATCGCCTCGTACGTCACGCACCGGCAGTTCCGCGAGCGCCAGGTGGTGGACGCGCTCCGCGCCGGCGTCGGTGATCCCGCCGTCATCGCCGCCGGCCTCTACGACGGCCTCGACCCGGCGCTACGGCCGATGGCCGAGGAGAGCGTGCTGGCGCACCTCGTCAAGCTCGCCGACGAGGGACGCGCCGTCGTCGACGGCGACACGTGGCGCCTGGTCGGGTGA
- a CDS encoding UXX-star (seleno)protein family 1, whose product MSDEPVLIFGKDTUPHTTDAREAYGARGAVTYVNVKKDAEGLARMLGYSNGRRAVPVIVDGGKVTIGYGGT is encoded by the coding sequence ATGAGCGACGAGCCCGTCCTGATCTTCGGCAAGGACACGTGACCGCACACGACCGACGCCCGTGAGGCGTACGGAGCGCGCGGGGCCGTGACCTACGTGAACGTGAAGAAGGACGCGGAGGGCCTGGCGCGGATGCTCGGCTACTCGAACGGACGCCGCGCGGTGCCCGTGATCGTCGACGGCGGGAAGGTCACGATCGGCTACGGAGGCACGTGA
- the def gene encoding peptide deformylase — protein MSILKVSRMGHPVLRKRARPLERSEITDPRFQKFLDDMITTMHEYNGVGLAGPQVHEGLRVFVAMLASGDDAEASVLINPVITPVGSEIVEGWEGCLSIPEIRGLVPRTRTITVKALDRKGRTVEIEAEDFPARVIQHETDHLDGVLFLDRMTSLGSLTYLDEYARYHAKDDDE, from the coding sequence ATGTCGATCCTGAAGGTCTCGCGCATGGGGCACCCGGTGCTGCGAAAGCGGGCGAGGCCGCTCGAGCGGTCCGAGATCACGGACCCCCGGTTCCAGAAGTTCCTGGACGACATGATCACGACCATGCACGAGTACAACGGGGTGGGCCTGGCCGGCCCGCAGGTCCACGAGGGCCTCCGGGTGTTCGTGGCGATGCTGGCGTCGGGGGACGACGCCGAGGCGAGCGTCCTCATCAACCCCGTCATCACGCCGGTCGGCAGCGAGATCGTGGAGGGCTGGGAAGGCTGCCTCAGCATTCCCGAGATTCGGGGCCTGGTGCCGCGCACCCGCACCATCACCGTCAAGGCGTTGGACCGCAAGGGCCGGACGGTCGAGATCGAGGCCGAGGACTTCCCGGCGCGGGTCATCCAGCACGAGACCGACCACCTCGACGGCGTCCTGTTCCTGGACAGGATGACGTCGCTCGGCTCGCTCACCTACCTCGACGAGTACGCGCGCTACCACGCCAAGGACGACGACGAGTAG